The genomic stretch ttaaaatcagtctcagccaatggactaaaacatacactgttttggtagtgacatgaaaatgcgagtcatatttttttacataaagtttcataatttaaaaagaaaattaaaattttttttttttggaacttgaaaaatctgatatttttaaaaatgaaataaaatgaaaaaaaaatatattttaatgttttcataagTGGAAATTTAGAGGTCAGGGTTTTGAaagtacccactaaatgatgatttatatatatatatatatatatatatatatatattacttatattttaaacattattgtgggttttaatagataataaaaggatcttagtaaacgtctaagatttgaatacttaaatgctttttaaatgtatttttggttgcGGGACagtttggaccaattctgtagaatggcctaTATACCATTCAGACATTAAAGGTCAGTCAGATTTATTAATGGTTTTGAAATAAGTCACAaaaaggctgcattaatttgatacatacattataaacagtaatattataaacagaaatattattacaatttaaactcACCTGTAACGACCACAGTGGTGTATTGGTCAGACTGCAATAATTCAACAAGAAGAGTGACTCCCCTTGCAGTCAAAGTCACTTCATCTGATCCACTAATTACTCTGGCTAACACAACTATCTGTCAAACAAATTAGGAAATTAAATTAGCTGCTTTTCTGGGTTTTTACAAGTGTTCATTAAAAGCATAAAGTCTGTTTATTTTCTACTATGGTAAATGGTTTCTTGATAGCATACAATGTCTGAGATCACATtgaaaatctgtgttttttaattattttaatttatattttggacactattttcattatttattcagtaaaactgtattaatttagaaaagaatgtaaaataaatgcattttattgtggTCTCAGACTTTTAGACACCAATGTATATACTCTGCATCTTCTGAGTACCTGAAATGCAGCTTTTGCCCTTTCTGTCTCACTGTCAGAGCTCAAAAATGTCTCATATGTGTTCATTAGAATTCTTCCTGTTTGTCGAATTGCCTTCTGTTGTGCTTTGTTGTTGTAAGCAAACAGGGACAATGCACGTCCAGCATCCAGACAAATGCTCTGAAACATATACAGAATATCAGTGGTATCAAAATGAgcactgtaaaatatttcaaaccaAGATTAAAGTggtataaaatttaaattactttgTTTTCAGCCTCTAGGAGCTCCAGAATGATATTATAAGAGAAGTCCTCTTGTTCCCAAAATTGTCTCTGTAGTTTTTGGTTCCCCAGCAGCACACAGGCGAGAGTCTGAGCCACTTGCACCTAATGAGATTTAATAAACACTATggtgttacttcctgttttaaTCTCATTTactttttgaaaacaaatactTACTTTGACCTCCAGAGATTCGTGGGATTTTAAAAGCTCTAATAATGTAGGAATGGCCTTTTCTCTGTAAATAGTCTTTTGACTCTTTTTATTAGTAGTGAGTGCCACTCCTGCAACCACAAaacaagttttatcatttgtgtAACACAAGGGCATTTATACCAAAGAAATGGAAGATAAAGTGTGAGATACTACCAATGCACAAACAACCCAGGGTTTTGATGATGCTGAGAAGGGTCTTCAGTGCTGTTCGAGGCGCTCGAAGCAAACGCACCAAAGGCGGCACCCCGTTCTCCCTGCAAAAGCCATCCTGATGGGTACGACTATCTTGGCTAAGAGCTATCGCTGCTCGGCACCCTGTAAAACAACGAGATGGGTGCAGATAACATTCTCTGGTGTGtcaatcatttgtttcaaaCGATAAGTACACTCTCAAAACAAGGTACAAACGCTGTCACTAGGGTGGTTTCAAAAAGTACACCTTTCCTGAATTATACAGTAAATAGCACCTAAAATATAGTGCCCCAtggacagcttttgtaccttttttctgagtgTATGGAATCTTGTTTGTGCAACGGgacataaaattgtaattgcgactttttatctcacaattgtgactttcttttccttcacaattctgacttatttcctcataattctgagtttctatctcacaaatcagattttttccctcataattctgattttctatctcacaattttgatttatttcctTCATAAATCtgagtttctatctcacaaatctgatttATTTCCTGCTAATTCTAaatttctatctcacaattctgattttatccCTAAATTTCTATCTCATcatttcataattctgagtttctatctcacaattctgacttatttccttcataattctgagtttttatctcagttATGACCTATTtccctcataattctgagtttctatctcaataattctgacttatttccctcataattttgagtttttatctcagttctgacttaTTTCCTTCATAAATCTgagtttttgtctcacaattctggcttaaTTCCCATATAATTCTGAATTtctctctcacaattctgaaatatttcccttgtaattctgagtttctatctcacaattaaattttttcctGCATAATTCTAAATTtctatctcacaaatctgatttAATTCcttcataattctgagtttctatctcaattctgacttatttccctcataattctgagtttctatcacaattctgacttttttccttacatttcaaagaaaaatagacttcagaattgtgagatatgaacccagtatgagaaaaaaaaattgcgatatgttaacttgcaattgagagtttataacatgaattgtgagataaaaagtcacaattacctttatttttcaATCCATAGCGGAAAAAaaaggtgtaaaaaaaaaaaaaaaaaaaaaaaaaacagaattaagaGGAATTTTGAggcaaaaaaaatcagaatttagaGATGTTAAAGAAAAGTCTTAACTGTGAGACATGAACTCgcaaattatgaggaaaaaaatcagtagccttttttattttttattctgtggctaaaaaaaaactgaattctgagatgtaaactcagacaaaaaaagtcagaattgtgagatttaatctCGAAAGTAACCTCACAATTAGAATTTTATAGCTTGTATCGAaatattaactcacaattcagaaggggaaaaaaagtctgaattgtgagacacaAACGCACAATGGCAAGAAAAAAATtgccttatttattttttattctgtggcttaaaaaaaagagatgttAACTCACAATTTCTGTGAGTTGAATTGAACTGTGAGACAAAAAATATATCCATGggtctgttttattgtttattatgagatgtaaaatttaaatgttaaattctgTGATGTAAATTAAACgtgcagttctgaggaaaaaagtcaaactcGAATCGAAGCtcacaattaactttttttatttcgtggcagaaacaagctttcaTAATTATGAAGGTGCAGACAGTTCTGTCTGAAAAAGACTTTTAGGGAACATCTGTCTGACAGAATGTTTTAACAGACGATCCAGGGGAGACACGATCCAGACACCTGCCTGAAGAGGAAGCACTCTTGGACTATAGCATCGTTTTGGAATCACAGCCTGTAATCAGGTCATAGTTTAACACTAATAGCAATACAAGAGACACAGCCACTCTTGTAAGCAATGTTTACGAAGAAACCCACAGGGGGAATGACATTCCACTGTGCATGCCTTCCTGTCTTATGAGTTTAACAGATCAGTGCTGTCTCAAGACAGGAAGTGCTGGCCGCTTACCCGCTGGACCGGACCTGTTCTGTCAGTGACAGGGAGAAGCTCAGGTAGTCAATCTCCTCAGTTTATCCAGTGCCTGTCAACACGTAGTCAATGGGAagctgtttttattgcatttggtGCTTCGTCTGTCTGGACGACAGCTTTGCAGCGAGAGTGTTACTTACATTCATGGGTGACTGATTGGTTGGATGGAACTGGGTGATCTCTTTTGGGACGGTGTATAATGAGACCAATTTGTATCTGGCCTTACCCACGTATTGCATTTTGTCTGAAGAAGACAGAAGAAGGTCAAGGATGACTGGGTAGCCCATCTGCTCTGCCATGAGTTTCTGTTGCTTCACAGTTTGTCCTGCCAGGGTCCACAGGGACGTTGCACCCTGTTCTCGCACATCCAGCTGGAACACCTGAACACAGGGTGAAGTTCAGAGAGAGTTTACTGTGCCAAGGGTTAATTTGCAGCTTTATGTAATACAAGAACCAATCTCTGAAATTGAATTTTCAGGAACAGTAAAGgtaattctatctatctatctttctatcaatctatcgatctatctatctatctatctatctatcatctgtttatttttttatccaatCAACACTCGCCGATATAAAAGCAAGACTAAAAAAATTCCACATTTCTAAAGAATTATTAAAgtttactaaattactaaatcaaaaacaatatttataaaaataaaattaggatGAAAGTGTCTTTTTTGAAAATGGAtcaaaggtttttatttattcataatattatgctaaataaattcctaaaaaaaatgtcaattataagcatattaataaactaaatgactaaataattaatattattattaaaaatatattacaatataattatgATGCATACTAATAAGAACAAtcctatgaaatattttaattcaattaaacaTTAGTATAATATCTACACTGCcatttaaatacatatgctCATCAAGCTGCATTAattagatcaaaaatacataaaaacgaCTGTAATTTTGTGGAATATTAtcgcaatttaaaatattagttttctattttaatatacttcaaaatataatttattcctgtgaaggaatgctgaatttttagcatcattactccagtcttcagtgtcacatggttcttcagaaatcattctaatatgctgatctgtgctccttaatattttttgcGACCTGTGATACCTTTTTCGGgcttctttaataaataaaaagttaaaaagaacagtgtttattcaaaatagaattgTTGTGTTACTATACACTTTACAGTTCaacagtttggggtcagtaaatgtttttcttgttgttttttaaagaaatcaatactacattgttaacttttttatatttttattttaattttacttaaatattgAGTTAACGctactaaaataacataatttagtaaaatgtgttttaaaaagtacttaTGGTGTGTAGTAGCTGCATCAATgtccatatttatttataatgtgctCTTCTTATACCCAAAGTGCAGCAACAcattacagtaaaacagtaaaacaataaaaagcaaaacattaaCTCAAAACCCAATTAACGTTCCtctaatgtaaccattaaaggAATTCCTGATAATTTCATACACAGAATAATTTATGTGACTCTAAATAGTTTATGCACTAATGGatgtaaaacatatttttgatggGTAAAAAGTTCTCCAGAAGaccattaaaaacaacaacaacaacaacattacataatttgaccaaaaAACTACTTTATATTGATTTATTCTAAATCATCCCTGCATTATTAACATTGTCCcgcggtttcacagacaaggcttaagcctagtcctagacaaaaatgtaagtctgagcgtTTTCATCTgtaagaaacttgcactgactggtcttaaaatatattgtttataaaaatgacttaaatgtcctaattgaactatggcctaatcctggcttagtgtaagccctgtctgtgaaaccaggcctgtATGTTTTTGGAAAGTGAAGAAAAATGGCGTAGTTACCCAGAAGCAACATACTGTGTTAAAGCAGTCGTTGCATTACCTTTAAAAGTTGTAACAGATACTTGGCAGCCGACTGCCTGAGGAAGCACTGCTGGATGGCAGGATTGTGACTGGCTATAGATTCAAGCGCTGTGGCTGCCTTGACCTTAACAGGAATCTTCCTCTCTCGCAAGGCTTGCACCAGGGCACTGACCGCTCCTGCCTCACATATGAGCCTCTGGTTCTCCTGATGACCCCGAGCCATCTCTGCAAGAGCCAAGCAGGCCTCTTCCTGCAGTACTTCtgtcaaacaaaaacacatccatttaatgtaaatgcaaatgagtaaGACTTTTGTGTAtcacagagaaaaaaacaaaaacaggacaaagttttggaatgacattaggaTGAATGTAAATGACAGACATTTCACACAAGTgacatttgttgtttttcacCACTGTATATTTTCAAGAAAGTAAACATTACCAGAGTTCACAGATAGGAATTCGACGAGATGTGGAACTCCTCCAGCGTGTGCAACAGCAGTTTGGTTGCATTGGCTTTTGACGCACAGTTTACGGATGCATCTGACAGCATTTACTAGCACATCTtggaggtcagaggtcaggaGCTTGACTACCAGGGCCACCCCAccctaaacaaaacatttttgggctttttatgtttaaaaaaagagcagatgttttaagatttttaaatgtagctaaacTTTAAAGGTTGCTAAACTCACCAACTGAGCAATAAGGTTTTGGTGATGCTCGCTGTGTCCCGCCAGATCGGCTAGTATCACAGCACAGCGAGAGTGCAGCTCTGGCTGGTGGCCACTAAGGAGCTTGATCACCACCGGTACAGCACCATGAATCACCAGATCTTCACAGACTTTCCTATTCTCTGACATTTGACACAGCACAGCTGTGGCCATGCACTGCACCACAAGTCTGTCTGAACAAAGAAGGCCCACCAGCACTGGAATACCTCCTGCAGTGCAGTTAATATTATTAGGCAGAAACAAAATGCAGTCTCTTAACATTATTCAATCTAATAGTCCAATGGCTttcaactggttttgcttcagaTCCCACATTTTTCAAGTGACGATTTAACACAGTACACAGTACATTTATAACGTTTTTAAGACCAGGTAAAGAAAAATGAAGGAATAATTTAAAGGGAACAAACTGTCAGTAtgttctaaaaatgtaaatgttaaggGAGCACACAATAAATTGTATTAGCAATACTTTAAATTTATACAACGTCCAAACAATCTccattattttttcagaatttttttttagaaaacaaaaatagctgaaatatcTTTGTTCCTAACCACTAGAATATGGTAATAACTTTTATTGTACGTTCCGATCACAGCAAAAATGTGATGTCcttcctcagtatttttattgttttctagGGCAAGATTCATAAATCTAGACTTAAATCgacaaatgaaacatttacttgagaagcacaATGGCATACAATAAGAAGTCTTATCTATAATAATCTTTCCAATAAAGTGATCAAAATGAATTGAGTTTATTATTGAAACAAGAAGAAATATTTCCCAATATGCCTAGACAAATCAACCTAATTTAAAGGGAAACAAGTTTTACTCCACTGGCAGAtacttgttcttgttttaaaacTTCCTGCTCTGAGCTTTTTAAGACCTTAgggccttaaaggagaagtccacttccagaacagagaTTTAgagacaatgtactcacccccttgtcatccaagatgttcatgtctttctttcttcagtcgtaaagaaattatgttttttgaggaaaatatttcagcatttttctccatataatggactgctatggtgccccgagttttaacttccaaaatgcagtttaaatgtggcttcaaacgatacaaaatgtggttgtaaacaatcccagccgaggaagaagggtcttatttagcataatgatcggttattttcataaaaataatacaatttaaatactttttaatcttaaacgcttgtcttgtctcgctctgcctgaactcaaatcatcctacatcgcctgtcatgaaccagaaaaacaacagagttcagggagactaaagcaagacgagcgtttgagattaaaaagtatatcaattctattatttttatgaaaataaccaaccgttttgctagataagacccttcgtcctcagctgggatcatttacaaccgcatttgggatcgtttgaagtcgcatacaaactgcattttggaagttcaaactcagggcaccatatcagtccattatatggagaaaaatcctgaaatgtttttctcaaaaaacataatttttttataactaaagaaagaaagacatgaacatcttggatgacaaggtctGGAAGTGTAGTTCTCTTTTAAGGGtgaattaagactttttaaaaaaaaaaaattttaagacctgcagaaGCATTGACAGTACCAATACTGTTTACTGTGCAAAAGTTCTTCAAATATGGTAATTGGTtggtaaaaatgataaatattctgttaaatattatttaatttttttacattgaaatttTTCCTACTGTCAGAACAGTCATATGACATTTTTGGGCCATAACCTACCAGTTGAGAACCAGTGTTGCAGCATTTAGCTTTTTGATACTATTTAAGACTTTTAAAGATTCATATATCCATGACCTGCTTCCATTATATCCTCACAGGAGGACTCATTGTTTACACAAAGAGCCTCAAGGCACCTTAGGGCCATCTCCAGCCGCCTGGGGTCCTCACTCTGGATCATTTCTGTATAAATAAAGATGGAGATAAATCACAaatttaaaacatacatttaactaattaataatttaaattaataatttgctaCTCATCTAAAATAtggaatattgtaataataaagaatgggttgtttaaatgtttctgaaggtcatattttaaaaagtgtaaaattgtAAAGAGAAGGCTAAAGCTTTCTATTtgattttacaaatatttttacatttagtaaaaGTAAAATAGCTGTGACTAGTGAAAATGTGGAATACACATTATAAATCTGCAAAATCATACCAACAAGAATCTTCCACACGGAAAGCCCATCCAAGTTCAGCTGAATGAGGTGTCTAAGGACATCTGTGTGAAAGTAAAGTGCTGCCAAGTGTACAGTGTTATTGCCCTTGCTGTCTTCCTTTCTCCAGTTTGCCCCAGTGGACAACAGGACGTCCAGAGCTTCCACTGAACCCGAGGTCGCTGACAATAACAGCGGAGAACTGCCatacctgaaaaaaaaacaatacacatcATCTTGCATCTCTAAAACACATGTGTTTCTGATTATAATGatgaaaaactattaaatatatgcatacaCCAGATTAACTTAGCATTAAATTGACAACAATTTActttgcattaaattgatcataagTGGCCTTAAAGACTttaataatgtttcaaaagatttctgtttaaaataaatgctgttcttttaaactttatattcatcagagaatccaaAAAGGAAATTAATCATGTTTTCCACAATACATATCAAGCACcacaactgtttacaacattaataaaaataagaaatgtttttctttgtttaatgtatatacattaaaatacatacataagcGTATACATCCTTAGTATACATTTATTGCTAAAATATATCACATACCCAGCAGGGGTCTTCATCTCCAATAACGCAGGGTCTTTCCTACATAGTGCTTGAATACATGCCACTTGGCTGTAAAAGGCAGCAAAATGGATAGCCATCCAACCCCTCTTGTCCACAAGTTTGTAGTCCGCTCGCAGTGCCAGAAGACAGTTTAGGGATTCAAGAGAGCCACACTGTGCAGCGAGGTGCATTGGAGTGAGCCCTAAAAGGtgaatacatgtaaaaacaaatgatGCCAGGTTCACACATCATGCCAGGTTTTACATCACTGATGGCAAACTCCACTGGCTGCATCCTTTTTGCTTTTTGAAGTGATCTGGAGGTTTcacttattaaataataataataataacgatacAGTTAGACGTGTTATACAAGTGACCTTGGTTACCAAGGTCAAGTGACCTTTATAAATGCcccttaataaattaaaaatattagtatgtaaaatacatattatacactgccattcaaaagtttggcatcagtaagattttttaatgtttttgaaagaattctcTTATCCTCATTAAGGTTgtatttacttgatcaaaaatacaaaaaagtaacattgtgaaatattattacagtttaaaataatggttttctatttaaatatattttaaattataatttattcctgtgatgcaaagctgaatttttatcagcctttactccagtcttcagtgtcacatggtcctttagaaatcattctaatatcctgatttattacttttattataaatgttggaaacagtttaaTACAgggcttaatatttttttttgaacctgtgattctggttatttttttttttaacctgtgattgaacctgtgattctttgaACCTGTACTGACCACAAATGGTAAAATGatgtatattgtgtatattgttactgatcccaaattttttaacagcagtgtatatgtttagatattatatgaaaaatattattattggttgtcttttttttctttttctttcagcaAATAACAGCTTTAATTACCCCTACCTGCTCCTTCTATGAATGGACCTCCAACACCTGATTTTCCTGACAATAAAGATaatgtaacataataaaaaaagtataaatgtataaatgtctataagcttttaatgcatttaaacgcAGCTAGACATTAGTAGAGACTGTTAAAGTGTTGACCTGAGTTAGTGAATCTCTCGCTGCGTATCTGGTTGATGTTGACTCCTGCTGCAGCGAGCTGGAGAATGATGTGTGGTTGGTTGTTGGCTGCGGCGTGGTGAAGCAGAGAGAGACCCTGCTCATCAAGAACATGCAGGTGGGAAGCCGGGTTCCTGCGACTCAGTGACTGAAACGCTGCACACATTCCTCTTTCTGCTGCTGCCTTCAGCCCAAATGCCACAGTCTGAGTTAGAAACACATTTTGAAGTTTACATATAGAGTGTGTACTTGGGAACCAAAGTATGAATTGATTATCATTTATCACCTTGCACTTTATAGCTTTTGTGCAACCAAATGTCTTCTTGAACTGCTCATGTAGCTCAATGTCCGTCAGTGGCAGTCTCTTTCCTTTGAGAATTTTGATGGAAGAGTTTAAAGCCCCCCACCACTGAATCAGGTTATGCTGAGGATAAAGCGACTCAAGCTCAATGCAGATGACATTATAGCTGCAACACACAAGTGTATGTTAGATGCCacgaaatgcaaaattttaggtgtgcagtatttatttaattaaatactgtatataattgtatgaatatataatataaacaaaagtgcTGACCTTTTCCCGTCAATCTCACTGAGTGGTAttggaaaatgtgttttataagtGGAGTCCTGACGAAGTAACTCAGAAAGATAATTGGCTGCTTGAGTCTGAAGTGTTCTGAAAGCCACctacacaaacaaaaatctaatttaatatttatttaacccAATAAAGCATACTGCATCatattttaatgcacatttctAAGGCCTGTAAATTATTATCAAAACTGTGCTGAAAAAACTGATTGTACACAATCTGcattataactttttatttttgttcatgtaaATATAAGCAACTGCACCATATTTTTACTCACTTTGGGCCTCTGAATAAAATTGAGGTGTTTTTTCCTACTTGAGTATGAGCTCCATATTCTCCTATATCATACTACTGAGCCATTGAAGCTTGaggtaataaatataatactcaacaaaagattttttgttttgttttgccttttgccttttttaaacactaccagtcaaatgtttttgaacagtaagatttttaatgttttttaaagaagactcttctgcttactaagcctgcatttatttgatccagagtacagcaaaaacagtatcattttgaaatatttttactatataaaataactgttttctatttgaatatattttaacattttatttattcctgttatttcaaagttgaatttttagcatcattactccagtcacatgatccttcagaaatcattataatattctgatttgttgctcaaaaaacatgtattattatgattatgttgaaaacagctaagtagacttttttttagctgtctttgatgaatagaaactttAGAAGAACCACATTTCTCTGAagcagaaatcttttgtaatattagaaaaatcttaatcatcacttttgatcaatttaaagcatccttgctaaataaaagtgttaatttagcttttgaatagtgtattatgtttcaaaagctttttatttcagatgaattctgacctttggatctttctattcatcaaagaattctgaaaataatatactcaactgttttaaatattgatgataatgataataacaatgataataaatgtttcttgagcagcaaatcagcatattagaatgatttctaaaggatcatgtgactggagtaatgatgctgaaaatgtagctttgatcacaggaataaattacattttaaaatatattcaaatagaaagcagttattttaaatagtaaaaaataattcacaatattactgcttttgctcaaaacaaatgcagtcttggtgagcaaaatagaaaaaaaaaacattaaaaatcttactgttcaaaaacttttgactggtagtgtatttaattGCGCATCTGcaatgttaataatataataataataatcctattattatgttttattattacatttttatttttaattatatgctattatttaatttttattatatttattttatttatttattattttattatcatttatgttcttattcttctttttcttttatggttGTATAtgttacaaacaaataattaagtaaattcaaGGAGGAAATAAACTTTGCATTTTCTGAGTGAAGAATTAAAACTCTAAGTCGATTTTAAAAACTCATATCTCACCTTCATTTCCTCAGTGATGTCATCAAGAGGAGGAGTCCCCACATCAAATTCAATCCCTCCATGAAGGTGAAAATACTGATTGCCCTTCTGTGGAAAGTGCTTGCAGGCAAAGTCTGGTCCGAGAAGATGTGGAGGAACCTCTCGTTCTGTTTTCAGCTTGTCATCTATAAGCAAAATATCAAAGCAAAATTCATTTGTCAATGCACATATTAATCAGACACAGCAGTGATAGCAATCAAAAGACAATGCAAACCTGACAAAGGTGGGAGCATTTGAGACAAATTAGGAACCAACATCTTTTTCCTCAAAGATATCAGCAGAGGCACCAGGAACGTGATGAGTTTCAAGTGGACGAGGTCCTTGGAGACTTC from Labeo rohita strain BAU-BD-2019 chromosome 9, IGBB_LRoh.1.0, whole genome shotgun sequence encodes the following:
- the ankar gene encoding ankyrin and armadillo repeat-containing protein isoform X2: MANPSDQRSEKAVRAALTAQSLLQKYDRKELQELLSLTSCNWLLSAEEHNLPVDAPPGIIRQMRNILAPNIIILAPFDSNLPLDYRMVHQIVRELTVGIYGFNQVPAISLVPNYDQSSTCQLPPAYHDTKVGQILINVDYTMKTLWHGSYIPREKRIRFSELWRSIMAVGSDGVPQTKKDVLTEFLNAGLTDISDDPCYQDIYKENIDVDPTYEPNSAEEENLFSQYSENILMKLSANLTSVRQHQNLFVFEASSSLSNVVRLIEDNIDLATYQRLQKRLSDHVTLVRKHLERNAEVSKDLVHLKLITFLVPLLISLRKKMLVPNLSQMLPPLSDDKLKTEREVPPHLLGPDFACKHFPQKGNQYFHLHGGIEFDVGTPPLDDITEEMKVAFRTLQTQAANYLSELLRQDSTYKTHFPIPLSEIDGKSYNVICIELESLYPQHNLIQWWGALNSSIKILKGKRLPLTDIELHEQFKKTFGCTKAIKCKTVAFGLKAAAERGMCAAFQSLSRRNPASHLHVLDEQGLSLLHHAAANNQPHIILQLAAAGVNINQIRSERFTNSGVGGPFIEGAGLTPMHLAAQCGSLESLNCLLALRADYKLVDKRGWMAIHFAAFYSQVACIQALCRKDPALLEMKTPAGYGSSPLLLSATSGSVEALDVLLSTGANWRKEDSKGNNTVHLAALYFHTDVLRHLIQLNLDGLSVWKILVEMIQSEDPRRLEMALRCLEALCVNNESSCEDIMEAGGIPVLVGLLCSDRLVVQCMATAVLCQMSENRKVCEDLVIHGAVPVVIKLLSGHQPELHSRCAVILADLAGHSEHHQNLIAQLGGVALVVKLLTSDLQDVLVNAVRCIRKLCVKSQCNQTAVAHAGGVPHLVEFLSVNSEVLQEEACLALAEMARGHQENQRLICEAGAVSALVQALRERKIPVKVKAATALESIASHNPAIQQCFLRQSAAKYLLQLLKVFQLDVREQGATSLWTLAGQTVKQQKLMAEQMGYPVILDLLLSSSDKMQYVGCRAAIALSQDSRTHQDGFCRENGVPPLVRLLRAPRTALKTLLSIIKTLGCLCIGVALTTNKKSQKTIYREKAIPTLLELLKSHESLEVKVQVAQTLACVLLGNQKLQRQFWEQEDFSYNIILELLEAENKSICLDAGRALSLFAYNNKAQQKAIRQTGRILMNTYETFLSSDSETERAKAAFQIVVLARVISGSDEVTLTARGVTLLVELLQSDQYTTVVVTAELLASLVHTRAGIMNAIVTMGAVEHLSSHLDSEDEEVRTACASALGYLTSNRYAHRQLLAKCRKSPHIYDLLMKNLAKDARISQFFRDEFERQRRIGFPSLSLEINGGPPVPHRDNKGLAKRVNARCSQSTSSDRETPAPFPHHVRQRARTANPRVRTGQTSCHSAPKQRLNENT